The Bacteroidia bacterium DNA window AACAGGTGGAGTAACATCTTCATTAGGTAAGGGAATTATTTCGGCATCTTTGGCAAAGTTGCTACAAGCTAGGGGCTACCAAGTAACCATACAAAAATTTGACCCCTACCTAAATATAGACCCAGGTACCATGAATCCCTATGAACACGGTGAGGTCTATGTTACCGATGATGGTGCTGAAACAGACTTGGACTTGGGACACTACGAACGCTTTCTCAATATCCGCACTTCGCGTGCAAATAATGTTACCACAGGTAGAATTTACAATAACGTCATTACTCGCGAACGGAACGGGGAATATAAAGGTAAAACTGTACAAATTATTCCACATATCACAGATGAAATAAAACAATGCGTTACTAAACTTGGAGAAAGCGGAGAATATCATATTGTTATTACTGAAATTGGTGGTACGGTTGGCGATATAGAAAGTTTACCTTACATTGAAGCTATTCGGCAAATGCGCTACGAAATGGGACCTACAAACGTAATTGTTATTCATCTTACGCTTGTGCCATATTTAGCTACATCAGGCGAACTCAAAACTAAACCTACTCAACACTCTGTCAAAACACTATTAGAATCAGGAGTACAGCCCGATATTTTAGTTTGTAGAACAGAACACTCTCTTACCAAAGAAATAAAATCAAAAATTGCCCTTTTTTGTAACCTCACACCCGATGCTGTAATGGAAAGCATAAATGCAGAAAGTATTTACGATGTTCCTTTGCTCATGCGCAAAGAGAATTTGGATGTAGTAGTGCTAAGCAAGTTAAATTTACCCGCAGCAGGTGAACCTAATCTCAAATCTTGGCGAAATTTTCTCAACAAACTAAAAAACCCACAGGATAAAGTAACTATCGCCCTTTGTGGCAAATACGTAGAACTAAAAGATGCCTACAAGTCTATCAATGAAGCACTTGTACACGCAAGCGCCCACCAAGAGCTAAAAGTAAATATAAAATGGATACACTCCGAAGATGTAAATGAAACTAACGTAGAACGACTTTTAGCGGATGTACATGGTTTATTGGTAGCTCCCGGTTTTGGTTCAAGAGGCATTGAAGGTAAAATTGTAAGTATTAAATATGCTCGTGAAAATCTCATTCCTTTTTTAGGAATTTGCTTAGGAATGCAATGCGCAGTAATAGAATTTGGAAGAAATGTTCTGAAATTAGAAGGTGCAAACAGCTTAGAATTTGACCCTCAAAGTCCTAATCCCGTTATTAGCTTAATGGAGGAACAAAAAAACATTACCCAGTTAGGAGGAACTATGCGTTTAGGAGCATATCCTTGCACGCTACGCAGAGATACCTTAGCCTTTGAAGCATACAAAAAAATCAATATTCGAGAGCGCCATAGACACAGATACGAGTTTAACAATCAATACTTAGAAATGTACGAGAACGCAGGTTTTATTGCATCAGGAATTAACGAAGAAAATAACTTAGTTGAAATTGTAGAGTATAAGCATCATCCTTTTTTCATTGGTTCGCAGTTTCATCCTGAACTTAAAAGTACAGTGGAAAAACCTCATCCTTTATTTATGGCATTTGTTCAAGCAGCTTATCAATATAAGCAAAAAAGCAATCAGCACAAGCAAACCAATACTGAATAACTCAAATCTAATGGGATAGGTATAGTAGTTTTTGTATCTTTGTAAACTCATGAGTGTAAGACAGGAAAAAGTCAATAGACTTTTACAGAAAGAATTGGGGGATATATTTCAAAAGGAATCCTCAAATTTTGCCCCTTTGGGCACTTTTATTACTGTGAGCGGTGTAAAAATTTCTCCTGATTTAAGCATTGCGAATGTGTACATTTCTATATTCCCTGAACAGCAGCGAGAACCTGTGATGATAAACATTCAGCTTTATCATAAAGAAATAAGAAAAATGCTAGCCCAGCGCATACGTAACCAGGTACGCATTATTCCTGAACTACGTTTTTTTGTAGATGACACGCAAGATTATGTACAACGTTTAGAAAAGATATTCAAAGAACTTCATCAATCTCAAAAAGATACAGATACCCCAACGGATGTACCACCTGAACAGTAGAAAAATTTAATCATTTTAAGCCACAATAAGGGCGAATATCTTCCCCGCGCTCTAACATTTTGCCTAATTTGATAATTTCATCTTTAAGTTCAGGAATTTCTTGGATATTATTGGCAATCGCACCTAAAATTTTTTCTAATCGGGCTTTGCGAGTGGCTTCTTTGTCTAATTCTACCCATTTGTCATATTGTTTGTAAAACTCTGAATAAACATTCTCAAAGTAAGGTCTAAGACATTCTACTGTTTCTACAACTACTTGGGCATCATCAAAAGCATTCGGCTGGGATAAGCTGAATGTATTATCTTCATACACACACAATTCTATATTCCTATCACATGATAAAAACGTTCGGTAAATTATCTTTACATCATTACGAGGTAGAGCTCTACCTGGAATAGTTCGCGCAAATTCATTTTTTTGGCGGTTAACTTTCCACTTTTCTTCTGTTTTACTCATCATTCTTGAACAAAGTTAAGAACTTTTTTGTACTTTTGGATACAAGTATGCAAAACACTACCAAGTCATTCTTTTTGCTTTTGTTTTCTATTTTCTTGGCAAAAGTATTCAGTCAAAATGTAGAAAAAAAGTGGATTTTTTTAAGGGATAAAGGGGCTAATGTAGATTATTATTTAGCTCATCCTGAACTTTATCTTTCTCAAAGAGCAATAGAAAGGCGAGCTAAATATGGTATTCCCATAGACATAACTGATGTTCCTGTAGAAAAAGGTTATGTTCAATCTATTCAAAGTACAGGTGCAAAAGTAATAGGTGTTTCCAACTGGTTAAATGCAGTTTGTGTAGAAGCTACATCTGCGCAGATTCAATCTTTGAAAAACTTACCTTTTGTCAAGGAAATCAAAAATCACACTACTTATCGGCGAAAAATAGAAGAAGTACAAGAAAGTGTTTCTAACAATAATGCTGCAAAAACTAACAGCTACTATGGCAGTGCATTTGTCCAAAATGACATGATAGGTATCCCTTGCGTCCATAATGCAGGTTACACAGGTAAAAATGTAATTATTACCTTAATGGATAGCGGTTTTAAGAATGCAGATACGTTATCTTGCTTTAAGCACGTTTTTTTACAAGGTAGGTTGCTCAACACGTATGATTTTGTAGACAATCAACCCACTGCTTGGGATGAAGATGGGCACGGCACTTTGGTTTGGAGCACAATTGCTGCTAAATTACCCTACGTGATTGTAGGTACTGCTCCCGATGCTAAATTTATCTTGTACCGCACTGAGCAAGTTTCTGCCGAGATCAATCAGGAGGAAATCAATTGGCTTTTAGCTTCACAAAGAGCAGATTCATTAGGCACGGACATTATACATTCTTCATTAGGATACAGTATTTTTGACCCAGGGCAAAACTCTTACACTTATGCGGACATGGATGGTAAAACTACAATTATCACTCAAGCCGCAGTAATGGCAAGAAGGAAAGGAATTATGATAACTAACTCCGCAGGAAACGAAGGTACAAGTAGTTGGGGCTATATTACTGCACCTTCTGACGCAGACAGCATCCTTTGCGTTGGTGCTGTGGATGCCAATAGAATTCGTGCTCCTTTTTCAAGCTATGGACCTACTAGCGATGGTAGAATCAAACCTGATGTAATGGCTATGGGTGTAGCCGCAGCCTGTGTAAGTGGAAATTCAGGAAATGTAGTAACTGCAAGTGGAACTTCTTTATCAGGACCGCTAATTGCAGGTTTGTGTGCATGTCTTTTACAAGCTAAACCTACTTTGGCACCTATTGAACTAGTTAACGCTGTTCGTAACGCTAGCGATAGAAAAGACAATCCAGATAACCTTTACGGTTATGGTATTCCTGATGGATGTGCGGCTTTAGCTGCTATTACTTACCTCAAAGAGCACGCTAACAATAGCCTTTCACTTGAAGTCTATCCTAATCCTGCTACAAATGAAATACAGGTAGAATATTTTGGTACTCCAGGTAAAGCTACATTATCCATACTAAACAGCTTGGGGCAGCTCATACAACAAGAAACGTTTTTTATTACAAGCGAAAATGCTAAGATTACCATCCCTATTGACTTACTGCCACATGGCAGCTACTACCTTAAAATTGACACTCAAAAAGGTACAGCAAGAAAGGTATTTATCAAGCAATAAATTTTTATGTAGTTTTGGCTGTTAAATGAGCGCAGTAAGTATATTCTTTTTGCTGTTAGCAATTTTGATACTAATTTTTGCGATATTTATGCATGCAAAAGGTGAAGAGGTATTAAAGCTTAGGTTCACAAACCTCCCTAGCCAAAACATTCGTAAAATTGCCCGTTTTATTGCATATTTCTGGTTGCTCTACAGCCAAATATGGATAATATTTGCAGTTGTATTTAATTTTACTCACTCGGAAAGAACCCTGTATGTTGCTTTACTTATATTTGTAGTGCTGAATATTGGTATCATGCTTTTTGCATGGCAAAAGATAAGAAATTTAAGCAAGGTTAAGCCAAAATATGAAAAACACAATACTTAATCCATTTTTGATTATATCTCTATGCTTTGGGTTATTTGCACTATCCACAGTTTTTTTAATAGGGATTAGCAAAACTTACTTTTACATTTTAGGCTGTGCTCTTGTAATAGCCATTTTTTTTAGTCTTTTTCTGCACTACTATATCAAAAAGTACCAAATTGATTTGTCAGTTAAGCGTCAAGAGATAGATAGTCTATTGAAGTACAGTCCTTTTGTTATTTATATTTCAGATGAGAATGGTTACACAGAATTGACTAGCAAAAGTTTGTTTGAGTGGATGGATGTAGATTTTGAAAAACTAAAAAAAGAGTACGGTTACTGGTACTCATTTATTCATCCTGATGATGTAGAAAGAG harbors:
- a CDS encoding CTP synthase, translated to MATPAKYIFVTGGVTSSLGKGIISASLAKLLQARGYQVTIQKFDPYLNIDPGTMNPYEHGEVYVTDDGAETDLDLGHYERFLNIRTSRANNVTTGRIYNNVITRERNGEYKGKTVQIIPHITDEIKQCVTKLGESGEYHIVITEIGGTVGDIESLPYIEAIRQMRYEMGPTNVIVIHLTLVPYLATSGELKTKPTQHSVKTLLESGVQPDILVCRTEHSLTKEIKSKIALFCNLTPDAVMESINAESIYDVPLLMRKENLDVVVLSKLNLPAAGEPNLKSWRNFLNKLKNPQDKVTIALCGKYVELKDAYKSINEALVHASAHQELKVNIKWIHSEDVNETNVERLLADVHGLLVAPGFGSRGIEGKIVSIKYARENLIPFLGICLGMQCAVIEFGRNVLKLEGANSLEFDPQSPNPVISLMEEQKNITQLGGTMRLGAYPCTLRRDTLAFEAYKKINIRERHRHRYEFNNQYLEMYENAGFIASGINEENNLVEIVEYKHHPFFIGSQFHPELKSTVEKPHPLFMAFVQAAYQYKQKSNQHKQTNTE
- a CDS encoding S8 family peptidase, which translates into the protein MFSIFLAKVFSQNVEKKWIFLRDKGANVDYYLAHPELYLSQRAIERRAKYGIPIDITDVPVEKGYVQSIQSTGAKVIGVSNWLNAVCVEATSAQIQSLKNLPFVKEIKNHTTYRRKIEEVQESVSNNNAAKTNSYYGSAFVQNDMIGIPCVHNAGYTGKNVIITLMDSGFKNADTLSCFKHVFLQGRLLNTYDFVDNQPTAWDEDGHGTLVWSTIAAKLPYVIVGTAPDAKFILYRTEQVSAEINQEEINWLLASQRADSLGTDIIHSSLGYSIFDPGQNSYTYADMDGKTTIITQAAVMARRKGIMITNSAGNEGTSSWGYITAPSDADSILCVGAVDANRIRAPFSSYGPTSDGRIKPDVMAMGVAAACVSGNSGNVVTASGTSLSGPLIAGLCACLLQAKPTLAPIELVNAVRNASDRKDNPDNLYGYGIPDGCAALAAITYLKEHANNSLSLEVYPNPATNEIQVEYFGTPGKATLSILNSLGQLIQQETFFITSENAKITIPIDLLPHGSYYLKIDTQKGTARKVFIKQ
- the rbfA gene encoding 30S ribosome-binding factor RbfA produces the protein MSVRQEKVNRLLQKELGDIFQKESSNFAPLGTFITVSGVKISPDLSIANVYISIFPEQQREPVMINIQLYHKEIRKMLAQRIRNQVRIIPELRFFVDDTQDYVQRLEKIFKELHQSQKDTDTPTDVPPEQ